A DNA window from Mycolicibacter hiberniae contains the following coding sequences:
- a CDS encoding amidohydrolase, protein MPAADLVVTGTILTVNDAQPTAEALAVTDGRIVAVGGRKDIEALIGPNTRVYDTGEGCVLPGFVEAHGHPLMESVVLSGRMVDIRPVTLTDADAVVDLVRKEVAARGAEGAYAVGWDQLLQPGLPEPTLAWLDSVSPDAPLVIVHNSGHKAYFNSAAGRAAGLSRDTPDPIGAKYGRDAAGELDGTAEETAALIPLLGEAMLPGDAPAMLRAECARLNRAGLTTISEMAFSPQFRPLVQALHDELTVRLRTYEISNAALHTDASPGDGDDMLRQVGIKIWVDGSPWIGNIDLSFPYLDTEATRIIGVEPGSCGHANYTGEQLRRIVEAYFPHGWQMACHVHGDNGVDTILDVYEDALRRHPRADHRLRLEHVGAIRPEQLRRAAELGVTCSLFVDHLHYWGDVLVDGLFGEEHGSRWMPAASAVAAGMRISLHNDAPVTPEEPLRNISVAATRRAPSGRVLAPEERLTVEQAIRAQTLDAAWQLFADDVTGSLEVGKYADLVVLSADPRAVGPEAIADLEVRATFLAGRQVV, encoded by the coding sequence ATGCCCGCAGCCGATCTCGTCGTCACCGGCACCATACTGACGGTCAACGACGCGCAACCGACTGCCGAGGCGCTGGCCGTCACCGACGGGCGCATCGTCGCCGTCGGCGGCCGCAAGGACATCGAGGCACTGATCGGTCCGAACACCCGGGTGTACGACACCGGCGAGGGCTGCGTGCTGCCCGGCTTCGTCGAGGCCCACGGGCATCCGCTGATGGAGTCGGTTGTGCTGTCCGGCCGGATGGTCGACATCCGGCCGGTCACCCTGACCGACGCCGACGCTGTGGTGGATCTGGTCCGCAAAGAGGTGGCCGCTCGCGGCGCCGAGGGGGCGTACGCGGTCGGCTGGGACCAGTTGCTGCAGCCGGGCCTGCCCGAGCCCACCTTGGCCTGGCTGGACAGCGTCTCCCCGGACGCCCCGCTGGTGATCGTGCACAACTCGGGCCACAAGGCGTACTTCAACAGCGCGGCCGGCCGAGCGGCCGGTCTCAGCCGCGACACCCCCGACCCGATCGGGGCGAAGTACGGCCGTGACGCCGCCGGCGAACTGGACGGCACCGCGGAGGAGACCGCCGCGCTCATTCCGCTGCTGGGCGAGGCGATGCTGCCCGGCGACGCCCCGGCGATGCTGCGGGCCGAATGCGCGCGGCTCAACCGGGCAGGGCTGACGACAATCTCGGAGATGGCGTTCTCGCCGCAGTTCCGGCCGTTGGTGCAAGCACTGCATGACGAGTTGACGGTGCGACTGCGCACCTATGAGATCTCCAACGCGGCGCTGCACACCGATGCCTCGCCGGGCGACGGTGACGACATGCTGCGCCAGGTGGGTATCAAGATCTGGGTGGACGGCTCGCCGTGGATCGGCAACATCGACCTGTCCTTCCCGTACTTGGACACCGAGGCCACCCGGATCATCGGCGTCGAACCCGGATCGTGCGGGCATGCCAACTACACCGGCGAACAATTGAGGCGAATCGTTGAGGCGTACTTCCCGCACGGCTGGCAGATGGCCTGCCACGTCCACGGCGACAACGGAGTCGACACCATCCTCGACGTCTACGAAGATGCGCTGCGCCGGCACCCGCGCGCCGATCATCGGTTGCGCCTCGAACACGTCGGCGCCATCCGCCCCGAGCAGTTGCGCCGTGCCGCTGAGTTGGGTGTCACCTGCAGCCTGTTCGTCGACCACCTCCACTACTGGGGTGACGTTCTGGTCGACGGCCTGTTCGGGGAGGAACACGGCTCACGCTGGATGCCGGCGGCCTCCGCCGTGGCGGCGGGCATGCGTATCTCGCTGCACAACGACGCACCGGTCACCCCCGAAGAGCCGTTGCGCAACATCAGCGTCGCCGCCACTCGCCGGGCGCCCAGCGGGCGAGTGCTGGCGCCCGAGGAGAGGCTGACCGTCGAGCAGGCGATCCGGGCGCAGACCCTCGATGCGGCCTGGCAGTTGTTCGCCGACGATGTGACCGGCTCCCTGGAGGTGGGAAAGTATGCCGACCTGGTGGTGCTGTCGGCCGACCCACGCGCCGTCGGCCCGGAGGCGATCGCCGATCTTGAGGTGCGCGCCACCTTCCTGGCCGGCCGCCAGGTGGTCTGA
- a CDS encoding alpha/beta hydrolase — MTTGQELAISFVAGRSLRARAVCKAAKLLVKPAVYVGGHLLDLPWPFAVAELAAKCLPKLSGVTVEPVRVGEMYAEIIRPAAGPRSPHVLLYLHGGAFYVGGPNTHRRAVSHLVRETGQTALVVDYRQSPRHPVSSSVRDCAEAFEWLIGRGYQAGDISIVGDSAGGFLSVATAITVRQRSLGKPAGLVCWSPGLDFTPIPHRRGRYRDALIGRRAYNALCRSLAKVESRAGGADGIGATTSLLCADVTGLPATLIQVGSQEFVAPDAVDFARHLADNGVRTTLELWDRQIHVFPVLADILPEGMAALRRAAVYLNELHAATPGTQPAA, encoded by the coding sequence GTGACGACTGGCCAGGAGTTGGCTATCTCCTTCGTCGCCGGGAGAAGCCTCCGCGCCCGTGCGGTATGCAAAGCCGCCAAGCTACTGGTGAAGCCGGCGGTGTACGTCGGCGGTCATCTCCTGGATCTCCCGTGGCCGTTCGCCGTTGCCGAACTCGCCGCCAAATGCCTGCCCAAACTGTCCGGGGTCACCGTCGAGCCGGTGCGTGTCGGCGAGATGTACGCCGAGATCATCCGGCCGGCCGCCGGCCCCCGGTCGCCCCATGTCCTGCTGTACCTGCACGGCGGGGCCTTCTACGTCGGGGGGCCCAACACCCACCGCCGGGCGGTCTCGCACCTGGTCCGCGAAACCGGTCAGACCGCACTGGTGGTGGATTACCGTCAGAGCCCCCGCCACCCGGTCAGCAGTTCGGTACGCGACTGTGCGGAAGCCTTCGAGTGGCTGATCGGCCGGGGCTACCAGGCCGGCGACATCAGCATCGTCGGCGACTCGGCGGGGGGCTTCCTGTCCGTCGCCACCGCCATCACCGTGCGACAGCGCAGTCTCGGCAAACCGGCCGGGCTGGTGTGCTGGTCGCCGGGCCTGGACTTCACCCCCATACCGCACCGTCGCGGGCGGTACCGGGACGCGTTGATCGGCCGCCGCGCCTACAACGCCCTGTGCCGGAGTCTGGCGAAGGTCGAGTCGCGGGCCGGTGGCGCCGACGGTATCGGAGCCACCACCAGCCTGCTGTGCGCCGATGTCACCGGCCTGCCCGCCACCCTCATCCAGGTCGGCTCGCAGGAATTCGTCGCGCCCGACGCCGTGGATTTCGCCCGGCACCTGGCCGACAACGGTGTGCGAACCACCCTCGAACTGTGGGACCGTCAGATCCACGTCTTCCCGGTCCTGGCCGACATCCTGCCGGAGGGCATGGCCGCTCTGCGCCGCGCGGCCGTCTACCTCAACGAACTCCATGCGGC
- a CDS encoding DUF309 domain-containing protein: protein MTTRDRDASGRPRNARPRDRLGRPLPRGSQGGVEGVPDDLDLPPAQMLAYAQLLLDDGLAFNAHEVLEAAWKHRPPAERELWQGLAQLAVGITHVQRGNVTGAVSLLRRGAEHLAGVRPPAPYGVDLDGLRGFATQLADDVAAGIEIGPQRLHPRLVA from the coding sequence GTGACAACCCGCGACCGCGACGCCTCGGGCCGCCCGCGCAACGCCCGCCCGCGTGATCGGCTGGGCCGGCCCCTGCCGCGCGGCAGCCAGGGTGGGGTCGAGGGGGTCCCCGACGACCTGGACTTGCCGCCGGCCCAGATGCTGGCCTACGCCCAGTTGCTGCTGGACGACGGCCTGGCGTTCAACGCCCACGAGGTGCTCGAAGCCGCCTGGAAGCATCGGCCGCCCGCCGAACGCGAACTCTGGCAGGGGCTGGCCCAGCTCGCAGTCGGCATCACCCACGTCCAGCGCGGCAACGTCACCGGCGCGGTCAGTCTGCTGCGTCGCGGCGCGGAACATCTGGCCGGCGTGCGGCCCCCGGCGCCGTACGGTGTCGATCTCGACGGATTGCGGGGCTTCGCCACGCAGCTGGCCGATGACGTGGCGGCCGGGATCGAGATCGGCCCGCAGCGACTGCATCCGCGGCTGGTCGCGTGA
- a CDS encoding galactokinase, with translation MITYSAPGRVNLIGEHTDYNGGFALPIALPQRTSVSFTPAETDTLTVVSDRADAPVNIPLSTAPGQIAGWGAYAAGVVWALRDSGFAVPGGTMTVRSDVPIGSGLSSSAALECAVLGALASAAGLDIDRIEQARIGQRAENEYVGAPTGLLDQLASLFGEVSHALLIDFRDVAVHPVPFDPDESGVTLLLIDSGQRHTHADGEYGARRASCERAAAELGVPSLREVAHRGVEALAALSDPVDARRARHVLTENERVLDFVAACAERDFAAAGALFTASHASMRDDFEITTEHIDLIADSAVAAGAHGARMTGGGFGGCVIALVPAELTMKVGDAVRAAVTAAGYPEPEVSRVYAAAGAG, from the coding sequence GTGATCACCTATTCCGCGCCCGGCCGGGTCAATCTGATCGGCGAACACACCGACTACAACGGCGGATTCGCGCTGCCCATCGCGCTGCCCCAACGCACCAGCGTCAGCTTCACACCCGCCGAGACGGACACCCTCACGGTGGTCAGCGACCGAGCCGACGCGCCGGTGAACATTCCGCTGAGCACCGCACCCGGACAGATCGCCGGCTGGGGCGCCTATGCCGCGGGAGTGGTCTGGGCGCTGCGCGACAGCGGGTTCGCGGTCCCCGGCGGAACCATGACCGTTCGCAGCGACGTACCGATCGGCTCCGGTCTGTCCTCCTCGGCAGCCCTGGAATGTGCCGTACTGGGCGCCCTGGCTTCGGCGGCCGGTCTGGACATCGACCGCATTGAGCAGGCCCGGATCGGCCAGCGCGCCGAGAACGAGTATGTCGGAGCGCCAACGGGTTTGCTGGATCAGCTGGCCTCACTGTTCGGCGAGGTGTCGCACGCGCTGCTGATCGACTTCCGCGATGTCGCCGTGCACCCGGTGCCTTTCGACCCCGACGAGTCCGGGGTGACCCTGCTGCTGATCGACTCCGGGCAACGGCACACACACGCCGACGGCGAGTACGGCGCTCGGCGCGCATCGTGTGAGCGGGCCGCCGCCGAGTTGGGGGTGCCGTCGCTGCGCGAGGTCGCGCACCGGGGTGTCGAGGCGCTGGCGGCGCTCAGCGACCCGGTCGATGCCCGCCGGGCACGGCATGTGCTGACCGAGAACGAGCGGGTGCTGGATTTTGTCGCGGCATGCGCAGAGCGCGACTTCGCCGCTGCCGGAGCGCTGTTCACCGCGTCGCACGCTTCGATGCGCGACGACTTCGAGATCACCACCGAACACATCGACCTGATCGCCGACAGCGCGGTGGCCGCCGGAGCGCACGGTGCCCGGATGACCGGCGGCGGGTTCGGTGGTTGTGTGATCGCCCTGGTGCCCGCCGAGCTCACGATGAAGGTCGGTGACGCGGTGCGCGCCGCGGTCACCGCGGCCGGCTACCCGGAACCGGAGGTGAGTCGGGTGTACGCGGCGGCCGGGGCGGGTTAG
- the galT gene encoding galactose-1-phosphate uridylyltransferase produces MSTPLRWTLADGRDLLLFALPGRTAAPVLDRRPLSARDPEPSQLRFDRTTGQWVIIAAQRQDRTYHPPAEDCPLCPGPSGLTSEVPATDYDVAVFENRFPSLAGAGALDTVPPDGAAFVGAPGYGRCEVICFSADHTGSFAELPAAHALLVVQAWRHRTADLLARPGVEQVFCFENRGREIGVTLAHPHGQIYGYPYLTPRTAAMLTQAREHRIRHGTNLFADLLEAERAAGTRIVRQTEHFTAFVPFAARWPVELHLYPNRRVHNLTELTDAELEDFASVYHDVLGRFDRMYDAPLPYMAALHQYRAQGAQADGYFHVEFMSIKRSATKLKYLAASESAMDAFIADVTPEAVAARLREL; encoded by the coding sequence GTGAGCACACCGCTGCGCTGGACGCTTGCCGACGGCCGCGACCTGCTGTTGTTCGCCCTTCCGGGCCGCACTGCCGCCCCGGTGTTGGATCGCCGGCCGTTGTCGGCCCGCGATCCCGAGCCGTCGCAGTTGCGCTTCGACCGCACCACCGGTCAGTGGGTGATCATCGCCGCGCAGCGACAGGACCGCACCTACCACCCGCCCGCCGAGGACTGCCCGCTGTGCCCGGGGCCCAGCGGGCTGACCAGCGAGGTACCGGCGACCGACTATGACGTCGCGGTCTTCGAGAACCGGTTCCCCAGCCTGGCCGGGGCCGGTGCTCTGGACACCGTCCCGCCCGACGGTGCCGCGTTCGTCGGGGCACCCGGCTACGGCCGGTGTGAAGTCATCTGTTTCTCGGCCGATCACACCGGGTCGTTCGCCGAACTGCCGGCCGCGCATGCCCTGCTGGTGGTGCAGGCGTGGCGACACCGCACGGCTGATCTGTTGGCTCGCCCCGGTGTCGAGCAGGTGTTCTGCTTCGAAAACCGCGGGCGGGAGATCGGGGTGACACTGGCGCACCCCCACGGCCAGATCTACGGCTACCCCTACCTGACCCCGCGCACCGCCGCGATGCTGACCCAGGCGCGGGAGCATCGAATCAGGCACGGCACCAATCTGTTCGCCGATCTGCTGGAGGCCGAGCGCGCCGCGGGGACGCGGATCGTGAGGCAGACCGAACACTTCACCGCGTTCGTGCCGTTCGCCGCGAGGTGGCCGGTAGAGCTGCACCTGTACCCGAACCGGCGGGTACACAATCTGACCGAGCTGACCGATGCCGAACTCGAGGACTTCGCGTCTGTCTACCACGACGTGCTGGGCCGCTTCGACCGCATGTACGACGCCCCGCTGCCCTACATGGCCGCACTGCACCAGTACCGCGCCCAGGGCGCTCAGGCGGACGGATATTTCCATGTCGAGTTCATGTCGATCAAGCGCAGCGCCACCAAGCTGAAGTATCTGGCCGCTTCGGAATCGGCGATGGACGCGTTCATCGCCGACGTCACCCCGGAGGCAGTGGCGGCTAGGCTGCGTGAGCTGTGA
- the fadD4 gene encoding fatty-acid--CoA ligase FadD4, protein MQIRQWADSGRTALILHPSGIQITFAELEARANRLAHHFRAAGLREGHTVAVLMENNEHMHAVMWAARRCGLYYATISTHLTAAEAAYILENSGATAIVGSVATRDVCAALGSHLGGGLPELRILAGGQLDGWQQYPDCVAHRPDGPIADEREGDLLQYSSGTTGLPKGIRRELPHQSPQDAGLLLAPLLTAAGIDSGSVYLSPAPLYHTAPSFWSMSAQALGATVVMLEKFDPRGALEAIERYRVTHGQFVPTMFVRMLKLPEAVRAGYDVSSLCRVVHAAAPCPPEIKRQMLQWWGPIIDEFYGSSEGAGASYIRAQDWLSHPGSVGRPMGGAVHIVGEDGAELPAGEHGEIYFEGGLSFSYLNDAAKTAATRNDRGWVTVGDIGYLDDDGYLYLTDRRHHVIISGGVNIYPQEAENLLISHPRVLDAAVFGIPDPAMGQSVTAVVQCVEPADAGEDFAQELIAWLRDRLAAYKCPRSIAFEDVLPRTEAGKLRKQELASRYSPRP, encoded by the coding sequence ATGCAGATCCGGCAGTGGGCGGATTCCGGGCGAACCGCGTTGATCCTGCATCCGAGCGGCATCCAGATCACCTTCGCCGAGCTCGAGGCGCGAGCGAACCGGTTGGCGCACCATTTCCGGGCGGCGGGACTGCGTGAGGGCCACACGGTCGCCGTGCTGATGGAGAACAACGAACACATGCACGCGGTGATGTGGGCCGCCCGTCGCTGCGGGCTGTACTACGCGACCATCAGCACGCATCTCACCGCTGCCGAAGCCGCCTACATCCTCGAGAACAGCGGCGCCACAGCCATAGTCGGGTCGGTTGCCACCCGGGACGTCTGCGCTGCGCTCGGTTCGCATCTGGGCGGCGGGTTGCCGGAGCTGCGGATCCTGGCCGGCGGGCAGCTCGACGGCTGGCAGCAGTACCCGGACTGCGTGGCGCACCGGCCGGACGGGCCGATCGCCGACGAACGCGAGGGCGATCTGCTGCAGTACTCCTCGGGCACCACCGGGCTGCCCAAGGGAATCCGCCGCGAGCTGCCGCACCAGTCACCGCAGGACGCCGGGTTGCTGCTGGCGCCGCTGCTCACCGCCGCCGGCATCGACTCGGGCTCGGTGTATCTGAGCCCGGCGCCGCTCTACCACACCGCGCCGTCGTTCTGGTCGATGTCCGCGCAGGCCCTTGGCGCGACGGTGGTGATGCTGGAGAAGTTCGACCCCCGCGGTGCGCTCGAGGCGATCGAGCGCTACCGCGTCACCCACGGACAGTTCGTGCCGACGATGTTCGTCCGGATGCTCAAGCTGCCCGAAGCGGTACGCGCCGGCTACGACGTGTCCAGCCTGTGCCGGGTGGTGCATGCCGCGGCGCCCTGCCCGCCGGAGATCAAGCGGCAGATGCTCCAGTGGTGGGGGCCGATCATCGATGAGTTCTACGGATCCTCCGAAGGCGCCGGAGCCTCCTACATCCGGGCGCAGGACTGGCTGTCGCATCCGGGCTCGGTGGGCCGGCCGATGGGCGGTGCGGTGCACATCGTCGGCGAGGACGGTGCCGAGCTACCCGCCGGCGAGCACGGGGAGATCTACTTCGAAGGGGGGCTGTCTTTCTCCTACCTCAACGACGCGGCCAAGACCGCCGCGACCCGCAACGACCGGGGCTGGGTCACCGTCGGCGACATCGGCTACCTCGACGACGACGGCTACCTGTACCTGACCGACCGGCGGCACCATGTGATCATCTCCGGCGGGGTCAACATCTACCCGCAGGAAGCCGAGAACCTGCTGATCAGCCACCCCCGGGTGCTCGACGCCGCGGTCTTCGGCATCCCGGACCCGGCCATGGGTCAGTCGGTCACAGCGGTGGTGCAGTGCGTGGAACCCGCGGACGCCGGCGAGGACTTCGCCCAGGAGCTGATCGCCTGGTTGCGCGACCGGCTGGCCGCCTACAAATGTCCGCGGTCGATCGCCTTCGAGGACGTGCTGCCGCGCACCGAGGCAGGGAAGTTGCGCAAGCAGGAGCTGGCATCGCGCTATTCGCCGCGCCCCTGA
- a CDS encoding pyridoxamine 5'-phosphate oxidase family protein, giving the protein MPRAFTETERQQFLADKHVAVLSVAATDGRPPASVPIWYDYTPGGDILVNTGAGSRKAKLIEQAGAVTLVVQREELPYQYVIVEGTVTDTVTPAPRPPREAIAIRYLGEEAGRAFAAALDDAPGVLFTIRPDRWLTADFSGDL; this is encoded by the coding sequence ATGCCCAGAGCCTTCACTGAAACCGAACGTCAGCAGTTCCTCGCCGACAAGCACGTCGCCGTGCTGTCCGTCGCCGCCACCGATGGCCGCCCTCCGGCCAGTGTCCCGATTTGGTACGACTACACCCCCGGCGGCGACATCCTGGTCAACACCGGCGCCGGCTCGCGTAAGGCCAAGCTCATCGAGCAGGCCGGCGCGGTGACGCTGGTGGTGCAGCGCGAAGAGCTGCCCTATCAATATGTGATCGTCGAGGGCACCGTGACCGATACCGTCACGCCGGCCCCGCGGCCCCCACGCGAGGCCATTGCGATTCGCTACCTGGGCGAAGAGGCCGGCCGGGCTTTCGCCGCCGCCCTCGACGACGCGCCCGGCGTGTTGTTCACCATCCGCCCGGACCGCTGGTTGACCGCGGACTTCTCCGGGGATCTCTGA
- a CDS encoding lysylphosphatidylglycerol synthase transmembrane domain-containing protein, whose translation MRVEGRDVAVTGNLLQPLTRRTNDILRLVLASLFLATVITSSLVTRYEWVTLERSVSEIVGVLSPTHANLVYLAYGIAILVLPFAILIGLVASRQWKLLGAYAVAGLLAVVSLSIRSNGLAAPNWHFDLSDRLATTLAQFLDDPRWIAMLAAVLTVSGPWLPARWRRWWWTLLLAFVPIHLVVSAIVPARSLLGLAVGWFVGALVILIVGTPALEVPLDGTVRALARRGHTVSELAVIRPAGPGPLVLSTVGAYPTIIELYGPNQRSGGALRQLWRKLRLRNTETAPLHASLHRAVEHRALMAIAIGDSGIANTATVAVASLDRGWTLYAHTPSRGAPLAESTATTPVAKPWESLRRLHDQQISHGDLRCKEMTVDGGNVLFGGFGNAEYGATDTQLQSDIAQLLVTTSSLYGPADAVDAAIEHFGRSTVLAASRRLTKSAVPARLRKTVPEVAGVIAAAREEVKRQTGTDQIQTKTITRFTRSQLIQLVLLVALVYVAYPFISQVPTFFSQLRHANWWWALVGLTVSSLTYVGAAGALWACANGSVRFRHLAIMQVANTFAATTTPAGVGGLALSTRFLQKGGLSTLRATAAVALQQSVQVIVHVILLVIFTTAAGASTDLSHFVPGATMLYLLAGVALGLAGIVLLVPNLRRWLTTALRPRLKEVTGDLVELAREPSRLALIVLGAAGTTLGAALALWASVEAFGGNTSFVTVTVVTMVGGTLASAAPTPGGVGAVEAALIGGLAAFGVPPALAVPSVLLYRVLTCWLPVFVGWPVMRWLTENEMI comes from the coding sequence ATGCGAGTTGAGGGGCGCGATGTCGCGGTCACCGGCAACCTCCTACAGCCGCTGACCCGACGCACCAACGACATTCTGCGTCTGGTGCTGGCCAGCCTCTTCCTCGCGACCGTCATCACCAGCTCGCTGGTCACCCGCTACGAATGGGTGACCCTGGAGCGATCGGTATCCGAGATCGTCGGGGTGCTCTCGCCCACCCACGCCAACCTGGTCTACCTCGCCTACGGCATCGCGATCCTGGTGTTGCCGTTCGCCATCCTGATCGGGCTGGTGGCCTCCCGGCAGTGGAAACTGCTCGGGGCGTACGCGGTGGCCGGGCTGCTGGCGGTGGTATCGCTGTCGATCCGCAGCAACGGCCTGGCCGCACCGAATTGGCATTTCGACCTCTCGGATCGGCTCGCCACCACACTGGCGCAGTTCCTCGACGACCCGCGCTGGATCGCAATGCTCGCCGCGGTGCTCACCGTGTCCGGTCCCTGGCTGCCGGCCCGGTGGCGGCGCTGGTGGTGGACCCTGCTGCTCGCTTTCGTGCCGATTCACCTGGTGGTCAGCGCCATCGTGCCGGCCCGTTCGCTGCTCGGCCTGGCGGTCGGGTGGTTCGTCGGAGCCCTGGTGATCCTGATCGTCGGCACGCCCGCGCTGGAAGTGCCGCTGGACGGTACCGTCCGCGCCCTGGCCCGTCGCGGTCACACCGTCTCCGAGCTCGCCGTCATCCGGCCGGCGGGCCCCGGCCCACTGGTGCTGTCCACCGTCGGGGCATACCCGACCATCATCGAGCTCTACGGCCCCAACCAGCGCAGCGGGGGCGCGCTGCGCCAGCTCTGGCGCAAACTGCGGTTGCGCAACACCGAGACCGCACCGCTGCACGCCTCGCTGCACCGGGCCGTCGAGCACCGCGCGCTGATGGCGATCGCCATCGGCGACAGCGGGATAGCCAACACCGCCACGGTGGCCGTCGCCTCCCTGGACCGGGGCTGGACGCTTTATGCACATACCCCGTCCCGGGGTGCCCCGCTGGCCGAATCCACCGCCACGACGCCGGTGGCCAAGCCGTGGGAGTCCTTGCGCCGGCTGCACGATCAGCAGATCTCGCATGGCGATCTGCGGTGCAAGGAGATGACCGTCGACGGGGGCAACGTGCTGTTCGGCGGCTTCGGCAACGCCGAATACGGTGCCACCGACACCCAGCTGCAGTCCGATATCGCCCAGTTGTTGGTGACCACGTCGTCGCTGTACGGCCCGGCCGACGCGGTGGACGCGGCGATCGAGCACTTCGGCCGCAGCACGGTGCTGGCCGCGTCACGCCGGCTCACCAAATCGGCGGTGCCCGCGCGTCTGCGCAAGACCGTTCCCGAGGTCGCCGGGGTGATCGCCGCCGCCCGCGAGGAGGTCAAGCGCCAGACCGGCACGGATCAGATCCAGACCAAAACCATCACCCGCTTCACCCGCAGCCAGCTCATCCAGCTGGTCCTGCTGGTCGCCCTGGTCTACGTGGCCTATCCGTTCATCAGCCAGGTTCCTACGTTCTTCTCCCAACTGCGCCACGCGAATTGGTGGTGGGCCCTGGTCGGGCTGACCGTCTCATCGCTGACCTATGTCGGCGCGGCGGGCGCGCTGTGGGCCTGCGCCAACGGCTCGGTCAGGTTTCGGCACCTGGCGATCATGCAGGTGGCCAACACTTTTGCGGCCACCACCACCCCGGCCGGCGTGGGCGGCCTGGCGCTGAGCACCAGATTTCTGCAGAAGGGCGGTCTGAGCACCCTGCGCGCCACCGCCGCGGTAGCCCTGCAGCAGTCGGTCCAGGTGATCGTGCACGTGATCCTGCTGGTCATCTTCACCACCGCCGCCGGTGCCTCAACGGACCTGTCGCACTTCGTTCCCGGCGCGACCATGCTCTACCTGCTCGCCGGGGTGGCGCTCGGGTTGGCCGGCATCGTGTTGCTGGTCCCGAATCTGCGCCGCTGGCTGACGACCGCACTGCGGCCGCGGCTCAAGGAAGTCACCGGGGACCTGGTGGAGTTGGCCCGTGAGCCCAGCCGGCTGGCGTTGATCGTGCTGGGCGCGGCCGGCACCACACTCGGGGCGGCGCTGGCACTGTGGGCCAGTGTGGAAGCTTTCGGCGGCAACACCTCGTTTGTCACCGTGACGGTGGTGACCATGGTCGGCGGCACCCTGGCCTCCGCCGCGCCGACACCCGGCGGGGTGGGAGCGGTGGAGGCCGCCCTCATCGGTGGGCTGGCTGCCTTCGGTGTCCCGCCTGCACTGGCGGTCCCCTCGGTACTGCTCTACCGGGTGCTGACCTGCTGGCTGCCGGTGTTCGTGGGCTGGCCGGTGATGCGCTGGCTGACCGAGAACGAGATGATCTGA
- a CDS encoding class I SAM-dependent methyltransferase has product MSLPMPDRKTADLPGHWLFARLGKRVLRPGGVGLTHRMLADAQLAGADVVELAPGMGRTATEILKRRPGTYTGVEADDHAAGVVRSVVGDKGRVVTGQASETGLAADSADVVIGEAMLTMQTNTHKSEIMREAFRVLRPGGRYAIHEMMLQPADVPEAVKDEVRTALARSIKVNARPLTAGEWTDLLTEAGFTVETVSYAPMALLEPHRLIADEGVLGALRFVFNVLRDSDARARVLNMRATFRRHRSNMGAIEVIAAKPA; this is encoded by the coding sequence ATGAGTCTGCCGATGCCCGACCGCAAGACCGCTGACCTGCCCGGCCACTGGCTCTTTGCCCGCCTGGGCAAACGCGTGCTGCGGCCCGGTGGCGTCGGCCTGACCCACCGCATGCTGGCCGACGCGCAGCTGGCCGGCGCCGATGTCGTCGAACTCGCACCCGGCATGGGCCGCACCGCGACGGAGATCCTCAAACGCCGGCCCGGCACCTACACCGGCGTCGAGGCCGACGACCATGCCGCCGGTGTCGTTCGCTCGGTGGTGGGCGACAAGGGACGGGTTGTCACCGGCCAGGCCTCGGAGACCGGGCTGGCCGCCGACAGCGCCGACGTCGTCATCGGCGAGGCGATGCTGACCATGCAGACCAACACCCACAAGTCCGAGATCATGCGGGAGGCCTTCCGGGTGCTGCGGCCGGGCGGCCGCTATGCCATCCACGAAATGATGCTGCAGCCCGCCGATGTGCCCGAGGCCGTCAAGGATGAGGTCCGCACCGCGCTGGCCCGCTCCATCAAGGTCAATGCCCGGCCGCTGACCGCCGGGGAGTGGACGGATCTGCTCACCGAGGCCGGCTTCACCGTCGAGACGGTTTCCTACGCCCCCATGGCGCTGCTGGAGCCGCACCGGCTGATCGCCGACGAGGGCGTGTTGGGTGCGCTGAGATTCGTGTTCAACGTGCTGCGCGATTCCGACGCGCGGGCCCGGGTGCTCAACATGCGCGCGACGTTCCGCCGCCATCGCAGCAATATGGGCGCCATCGAGGTGATTGCCGCCAAACCCGCCTGA